In the Mesorhizobium sp. M1D.F.Ca.ET.043.01.1.1 genome, GCAGGCGGCGTGCTGATGACCAATTCGGGCAAGTTCGCGCATTACGCGCCCGGCAACACCGGCTACGCGGTGCTCTATGCTTCGCTCGCCGACTGCGTCGAAAGCGCCGCAACCGGCAAGCCGACATTCACGGATATCGCCGCATGAGCGCCGCCGAGATCCTGGTGCCGGGCAAGGCCGGCGAAGGGGAGGCTTTGGTGCTGACGGCGCCGATCAGCTTCTGGGGCGGCGTCGACCCGGAGACCGGGCGCATCGCCGATGTGCGCCATCCGCAGCATGGCGAGATCATTTCCGGCCGGGTACTGTTCCTGCCGGGCACGATCGGTTCGTCGTCGGCTTCCGCCGTGCTGATGGAGCTGGTCCACAACGGCCGCGCGCCGGCCGCCCTGGTGCTGCGCGAACCGGACGCCATCCTGCTGCTCGGCCTGATCGTCGCCCGGGAAATGGGCTGGGAGACGCCGGTGGCTGTAAGGCTCGCCCATGGCGCGTTCGACGCCTATCGCGGAAGCATCGTCAAAGTTGCCGCCGACGGCGCCGTCGGCGTCGCCGCCTGAACAATCGCTGTGTTTCAGGTCCTGAGCGGCAGCACGCGGTCCGGCGGCCGATGGCCGTCGAAGAAGGCGCGGATGTTGATGATCACCTTCTCGCCCATGTCGATGCGGCCTTCGAGCGTCGCCGAGCCCATGTGCGGCAGAAGCACGACCTTGCCTTTGTGGGCAAGCTTCAACAGCTTGCTGTTCAGCGCCGGCTCATGCTCGTAGACGTCGAGCCCGGCGCCGGCGATCTTGCCGTCCTGGATCAGCTTGATCATCGATTCCTCGTCGATGATGTCGCCGCGCGCGGTATTGACGATGTAGGCCGCCGGCTGCATCAGCGCCAGGCGCCGGGCGGACAGGAGATGGAAGGTCGCCGGCGTCGACGGACAATTGACTGAAATGATGTCCATGCGGGCAAGCATCTGGTCGAGGCTCTCCCAATAGGTCGCTTCCAATTCGTCCTCGACCGCCGGCAGCACGCGGTGGCGGTTGTGGTAGTGGATGGACAGGCCGAATGCCTTGGCGCGCCTGGCGACCGCCGTGCCGATACGGCCCATGCCGACGATGCCGAGGCGCTTGCCCCAGATGCGGCGGCCGAGCATCCAGGTGGGCGACCAGCCGGCCCATTTCTTCTCGCCGGTGAGCACGTTGGCGCCTTCGGCGAGCCTGCGTGGCACGGCTAGCATCAGCGCCATGGTCATGTCGGCGGTGTCTTCGGTAAGCACGTTCGGCGTGTTGGTGACGGTGATGCCTTTCTTGGCCGCCGCGGCGACATCGATCTTGTCGACGCCGTTGCCGAAATTGGCGATCAGCTTCAGGTTCTCGCCGGCCTGGGCGATCAGCGCCGCATCGATGTGGTCGGTGATGGTCGGGACCAGCACGTCGGCTTCCTTGACGGCCGCGACCAGCTCCGGCTGGGTCATGGGCCGGTCCTCGACATTGAGGCGCGCGTCGAACAGCTCGCGCATGCGGGTTTCGACCGGATCGGGCAGCTTGCGCGTGATGACGACGAGGGGCCGTTTTTTGCCTGCCATTTTATCCCCGAAGCTTCCTAGATCGGGATGACGTTTCGTTGAATCGTCATCCTGATCCTACTCTTTTTTTGGAGCATGATCGTTTCCGAAAACCGGTTCCCACTTTTCGGGATCATGCTCTCGAAACCGATCTCGTTGAGACCTCTTTAACCAAGACCGGCGAAACTTGTAGCCGATCGCGGCATCAGCCCACTCCTGTAACAAGCGGTGCCGCCGAAGACAAAGAAAAAGGGGCGCTCATCCCTACGGACCGGCGCCGAAAGGAACAAAGGTGTCTGGTTTCGCGTCGCTTCGCCTGGCTTTCAGCGCGGCCGTCCTCGGGGCTTTGCTTTGCGTGCCGCAGGCATCCGCGCAAAGCGCGGCGGCGCCCGCCCAAACCGTGGTCCTGGGCCCGAGCGGCCTGCCGCTGCCGCGTTTCGTCAGCCTGAAATCGGGCCGCGTCAATTCACGCGTCGGCCCGGGCGCCAACTATTCCGTCGACTGGATGTACATGAAGGCCGGGCTGCCGATGGAGATCATCCAGGAGTTCGACACCTGGCGCCGCGTCCGCGACGCCGACGGCTCCGAGGGCTGGATCAACCAGTCGCTGCTTTCGGGCCGCCGCACCGCGATCGTCGCCCCCTGGCAGCGCGGCAAGGGCGGACGAATCAATCTGCTCTACGATCCCGACAAGGACGCCGGCGTGGTCGCCATCCTCGAGCCTGGGGTCATGGGCTCGATCAAGAAATGCGACGGCCAGTGGTGCGAGATGACCTTCGACGGCCATAGCGGCTGGATAGCCCAGTCGCAGGTCTGGGGCGCCTATCCGGGCGAGAAGGTCAAGAACTGATCGTGGCCCGGTCGCGGCCGATCCGCCCGAGATGCGTATCCTGAAAGCCGGTTGACAGTTTCAGTCCGTAGCCAAGTGCGCGGTCGATGGCGATGTGGGCGATCCAGATCAGCGCCACCGCTGTCGTGATTGGGGCGGCAAGCAGGACGCCGGCGAGCGCCAGAACGAGCGGGGCGAACAGGACGTGCAGCGCGTTGTAGGCCATCGCGCCGATACGCGGCCCGGCGAGGTAGCCCAGCATCGACAGGTCCGGCGCCAGGATGAGGAGCGCGAACAGCCACCAGGATATGCCGGTCATTTTGTAGAGGACGATGGCCACCGCGGCGGCGGCCGCCCATTCCAACCGGACCGCCAGATCGACAGGCCTCATCGCCATCGATCAATCGCGGCGCGTGGGGCGCAGCCTGACAACGATGTCGACATTGGCGATCTCCATGCCTTCCGGAGGTTGCGGCAGGTTGGAGACGCTCACCGGGCCGCTGGCGATGTCGAAGATGCGGTTCTCGCCCTCGACATAGAAATGGTGGTGATCGGAAGTGTTGGTGTCGAAATAGGTCTTGGACCCTTCGACCGCGAGGATGCGCAGCAGGCCGGCCTGGGTGAACTGATGCAGCGCGTTGTAGACGGTCGCCAGCGAAACCGGCACGCCGGCGGCGATCGCCTCTTCGTGCAGTTCCTCGGCCGAGAGGTGGCGGTCACCCTTGGCGAAAAGCAGATCGGCCAGCGCGATGCGCTGGCGCGTCGGCCTCAGGCCGGCTTCGCGAACCCGCTTGTCCACAGCGACATTTTCCTTCCGGCAGCCCGAGTCCATCTATCCCGTCGAAGCGTTCAGCCAGCCCCATAGACCGGTCCAGAATGGCAAAAAGACGTCAATGCCAATAACTGGACATCACCTGACATATATTCGGTCGCCCAAATGCGATCAATAGCGCGCATTGACCCAGGAAGGCGCACGGGTTAAGCGCAAACGCCGGTTTCCGGCCGCAAACAGAGTGTGTTAGGAAACCAACGACAAGGGCGCCCTGCCGCCCGGAAGGAAAACGGGGACGGAATTAATGGCGGGTCAAAAGTCCAGCTACGATTACGAGGAACTGCTTGCCTGCGCCCGCGGCGAGCTGTTCGGACCGGGAAACGCCCAGCTGCCCTACCCGCCGATGCTGATGTTCGACCGCATCACCGAGATCAGCGAGACCGGCGGCGCTTTCGACAAGGGTTTCATCCGTGCCGAGTTCGACATCAAGCCGGATCTCTGGTTCTTCGCCTGCCATTTCATCGGCAATCCGATCATGCCGGGCTGCCTCGGCCTCGACGCCATGTGGCAATTGACCGGCTTCTATCTCGGCTGGTTGGGCGAGCCCGGCAAGGGCATGGCGCTGTCGACCGGCGAGGTGAAATTCAAGGGCATGGTGACGCCGTCGGTCAAGAAGGTCGAATATGGCGTCGACTTCAAGCGCGTGATGCGCGGCCGCCTCGTGCTCGGCATCGCCGATGGCTGGCTCAAGGCGGATGGCGAACCCATATACGCGGCAACGGATCTGAAGGTCGGCCTGTCCAAGCAGTCCGCCGCCTGATCGTTTTCACCACGGGGCCTCGCGTGTCAGACGGATGCGCAAGGACGCCGGGCAGTTATTTTGCGTATGATCGAGCGCGAAAACCGATTAGGTTTTCGCCAAACTACGCCGGAAGGAGTTGCGAATGAGACGCGTCGTAGTGACAGGCCTCGGCATTGTGTCGTCGATCGGCAACAACGCCAATGAGGTGCAGTCCTCGCTTTACGATGCCAGGTCCGGCATCAGCTTTTCCAATTCCTTCGCCGAGCACGGCTTTCGCTGCCAGGTGTGGGGCGCGCCGACGCTCGACCCGTCAGCGATGATCGACCGCCGCGCCATGCGTTTCCTGAGCCAGGGCGCCGCCTGGAACCATGTCGCCATGGATCAGGCGATCGCGGACGCCGGTCTGGGCGAAGGCGACATCACCAACGAGCGCACCGGCATCGTCATGGGCTCCGGCGGACCGTCGACCAGGACCATTGTCGAGGCGGCGGAAATCACGCTCAAGAACAGCAGCCCGAAGCGCATCGGTCCGTTCGCGGTGCCGAAGGCGATGTCGTCGACCGCTTCGGCCACCTTGGCCACCTGGTTCAAGATCCACGGCGTCAACTACTCGATCTCGTCGGCCTGCTCGACCTCGGCGCACTGCATCGGCAATGCCTATGAGCTGATCCAGTGGGGCAAGCAGGACATGATGTTCGCCGGCGGCCACGAGGATCTCGACTGGACGATGTCGGACCTGTTCGATGCCATGGGCGCCATGTCGTCGAAATTCAACGACAAGGCATCGGCCGCATCGCGCGCGTATGACGTCAACCGCGACGGTTTCGTCATCGCCGGCGGCGCTGGCGTGCTGGTGCTGGAAGAGCTGGAGCATGCCAAGGCGCGCGGCGCCAAGATCTATGCCGAGATCGTCGGCTACGGCGCGACCTCCGATGGCTACGACATGGTGGCGCCCTCGGGCGAAGGCGCCGTCCGCTGCATGCGGCAGGCGCTTGCAACCGTCTCGACACCGGTCGACTACATCAACACCCACGGCACCTCGACGCCGGTCGGCGATTCCAAGGAAATGGGCGCCATCCGCGAGGTGTTCGGCGACAAGATGCCCTACATCACCTCGACCAAGTCGCTGACCGGCCATTCGCTCGGCGCCGCCGGCGTCCAGGAATCGATCTACTCGATCCTGATGATGCAGGGCGGCTTCATCGGCGAGAGCGCCCATATCGAGGAGCTCGATCCGGAATTCGAGGGCATGCCGATCGTGCGCAAGCGCATCGAGAACGCCAAGATCGACACCGTTTTGTCCAATTCCTTCGGTTTCGGTGGCACCAACGCAACGCTGATTTTCCAGCGCTATTCCGCATAAGGATTGCCTTTTATGGAAGGGTTGATGAAGGGCAAGCGCGGGCTTGTCATGGGGGTCGCCAACGATCATTCGATCGCCTGGGGCATCGCCAGGAAATTGTCCGAACACGGGGCGGAGCTCGCCTTCACCTATCAGGGCGACGCTTTCGGGCGGCGGGTCAAGCCGCTGGCCGAGAAGGTCGGCGCCTCGCTGATCGTGCCTTGCGACGTCGAGGACAGCGCCTCCGTCACCGCGACCTTCGAGACGCTCGGCGAGGCCTGGGGCGGGCTGGATTTCGTCGTCCACGCCATCGGCTTCTCCGACAAGAACGAGCTCAAGGGCCTCTACGCCGACACCAGCCGCGACAACTTCGTCCGCACCATGGTGATCTCCTGCTATTCCTTCACCGAGATCGCCCGCAATGCCGCGGCGCTGATGACGAATGGCGGCTCGATGATCACGCTGACCTATGCCGGGTCGGTTCGGGTCATGCCGAACTACAACGTCATGGGCGTCGCCAAGGCCGGGCTGGAGGCGAGCGTGCGCTATCTCGCCAATGACTACGGTCCGCGCGGCATCCGGGTGAACGGCATCTCGGCGGGACCGGTGCGGACGCTCGCCGGCTCCGGCGTTTCGGACGCGCGCCACATGTTCTCCTATCAGCAGCGCAACTCGCCGCTCAGGCGCACCGTGACCATCGACGAGGTCGGCGGCTCGGCGCTCTACCTGCTGTCCGATCTGTCTTCGGGGGTCACGGGCGAAATCCACTATGTCGATTCCGGCTACCACATCGTCTCCATGCCGACGCTCGAGGAGCTGAAGCAGAACGACGGCGCCCGCGAATAATTCGCTAACGAAAAAAATACCTTCCGGTAAAATTGGAGGCATTGGCGGAAACTCATTTTAAGGAGGTATCCGCTAGAAGGTCCCGTAGTTTGGGGACCTTGCATGTCTGCAGTCAGCAACCCGAAGCGAACACCGCTGTTCCGGCTGATCACCATCGCCAGCTCGGCCATGGGCAGTTTCATCCTCGGACTCTGGGGATTGCAGTTCGGCTTCGGCGACGGCCTAGCCGGCATGACGGCGGAGACGATGGCGGCAATCATCGCGGCGCTCTGCGCCCTTTCCGCCGGCGGCGCCGCGCTCTCGTTCTTCGCGGGCGTCGATGAATCGGCCGAATACGTCTTCAAGGAAACGCATTTCGACAAGCTGACGGGGCTGCTGTCGCGCCCGGCCATGGTCGGCAAGATCGCCGCGGCGGCGTCGGAAACGATCAGGACCGGCGAACCGGTCTACCTGATCGATATCGACATCGACCGCTTCAAGCAGATCAACGATGCCATCGGCTACAGCAATGGCGACGAGCTGGTCCGCGCCTTCACCGGAAGGCTGCAGGAGAGCATGCCGGAGAATGCTGTGATCGGGCGCATCGGCGCCGGCGAATTCGCCGTGCTGCTGCCGGACTGCGAATTGACGGGATCGCTGGAACGGCTGCTCGAGAAGCTGATCAACCAGATGATGGAGCCCTATCAACTCCAGAGGCACCTGCAGTCCGTCAGCATGTCCGTCGGTGTCGTGGCGATGCCGAAGGACGGCGTCGATCCGGTGCTGATCCTTCGCCGCTCGAACCTGGCGCTGCAGAATGCGCGCGCAAGCGGCATCGGCAACTGGTCGGTCTTCCACGCCGATATGGGGCGGGTGGCGGACTACCGGCAATGGATCGAATCCGAGCTGAAAACCGCCTTCGATCGCGGCGACTTCAGCCTCCACTACCAGCCGCAATTCGACCTGCCGAGCGGCCGTATCATCGGCTACGAAGCGCTGATCCGTTGGAAGCACCCGGAACGCGGCATGATCCCGCCGATGGAATTCATTCCGATCGCCGAGGAAACCGGCATGATCAATCCGATCGGCGAGTGGGTGCTGCGCAAGGCCTGCAGCGACGCCCAGCACCTACCGCAGGATTGCTTCGTCGCCGTCAACATCTCGCCGGTCCAGTTCATGACCAAGGACTTCGTCGGCATCGTGCGCGAGACCATGGCATCGACCGGCATCAAGCCGTCGCGGCTCGAGCTCGAAGTCACCGAGACGGCGATGATGCAGGACCGCGACCGCGCGGCCGTCATCCTCAAGCAGCTCGCCGAGATGGGCATCTCCGTCGCCGTCGATGATTTCGGCACCGGCTATTCGAATCTGAGCTACCTGATCGACTTCTCGTTCGGCAAGCTGAAGATCGACCGCTCCTTCGTCAGCCGCATCGATACCGATTCCAGCTCGGGCGCCGTGGTCTCGACCATCGTCGGGCTGTCGCGAGCGCTTGGCGTCGGCATCATCGCCGAAGGCGTCGAGACCGAGAACCAGGCGACGCTGCTGAGAGCCGCCGGCTGCGAGGTGGTGCAGGGCTATCTGTTCGGGCGTCCCGCGCCGCTCAGGGTCGAGCTCGGCGAGACGCGCCCTGCCTTCAGCGCGCGGGAGCCCGCACGTATCGTCAGCCTGCAGTAATCCGCCTTGATCCTGCGCGATTCCGGACGGAAAACCGCTCTGCACTTTTCCCGGAATTGTGTTCTTCCTTGACGCAATTCCGGAC is a window encoding:
- a CDS encoding DUF126 domain-containing protein; this encodes MSAAEILVPGKAGEGEALVLTAPISFWGGVDPETGRIADVRHPQHGEIISGRVLFLPGTIGSSSASAVLMELVHNGRAPAALVLREPDAILLLGLIVAREMGWETPVAVRLAHGAFDAYRGSIVKVAADGAVGVAA
- the fabA gene encoding 3-hydroxyacyl-[acyl-carrier-protein] dehydratase FabA; translated protein: MAGQKSSYDYEELLACARGELFGPGNAQLPYPPMLMFDRITEISETGGAFDKGFIRAEFDIKPDLWFFACHFIGNPIMPGCLGLDAMWQLTGFYLGWLGEPGKGMALSTGEVKFKGMVTPSVKKVEYGVDFKRVMRGRLVLGIADGWLKADGEPIYAATDLKVGLSKQSAA
- a CDS encoding bifunctional diguanylate cyclase/phosphodiesterase, encoding MSAVSNPKRTPLFRLITIASSAMGSFILGLWGLQFGFGDGLAGMTAETMAAIIAALCALSAGGAALSFFAGVDESAEYVFKETHFDKLTGLLSRPAMVGKIAAAASETIRTGEPVYLIDIDIDRFKQINDAIGYSNGDELVRAFTGRLQESMPENAVIGRIGAGEFAVLLPDCELTGSLERLLEKLINQMMEPYQLQRHLQSVSMSVGVVAMPKDGVDPVLILRRSNLALQNARASGIGNWSVFHADMGRVADYRQWIESELKTAFDRGDFSLHYQPQFDLPSGRIIGYEALIRWKHPERGMIPPMEFIPIAEETGMINPIGEWVLRKACSDAQHLPQDCFVAVNISPVQFMTKDFVGIVRETMASTGIKPSRLELEVTETAMMQDRDRAAVILKQLAEMGISVAVDDFGTGYSNLSYLIDFSFGKLKIDRSFVSRIDTDSSSGAVVSTIVGLSRALGVGIIAEGVETENQATLLRAAGCEVVQGYLFGRPAPLRVELGETRPAFSAREPARIVSLQ
- a CDS encoding DUF4260 domain-containing protein is translated as MRPVDLAVRLEWAAAAAVAIVLYKMTGISWWLFALLILAPDLSMLGYLAGPRIGAMAYNALHVLFAPLVLALAGVLLAAPITTAVALIWIAHIAIDRALGYGLKLSTGFQDTHLGRIGRDRATISS
- the irrA gene encoding iron response transcriptional regulator IrrA; its protein translation is MDSGCRKENVAVDKRVREAGLRPTRQRIALADLLFAKGDRHLSAEELHEEAIAAGVPVSLATVYNALHQFTQAGLLRILAVEGSKTYFDTNTSDHHHFYVEGENRIFDIASGPVSVSNLPQPPEGMEIANVDIVVRLRPTRRD
- the fabI gene encoding enoyl-ACP reductase FabI, which translates into the protein MEGLMKGKRGLVMGVANDHSIAWGIARKLSEHGAELAFTYQGDAFGRRVKPLAEKVGASLIVPCDVEDSASVTATFETLGEAWGGLDFVVHAIGFSDKNELKGLYADTSRDNFVRTMVISCYSFTEIARNAAALMTNGGSMITLTYAGSVRVMPNYNVMGVAKAGLEASVRYLANDYGPRGIRVNGISAGPVRTLAGSGVSDARHMFSYQQRNSPLRRTVTIDEVGGSALYLLSDLSSGVTGEIHYVDSGYHIVSMPTLEELKQNDGARE
- the fabB gene encoding beta-ketoacyl-ACP synthase I is translated as MRRVVVTGLGIVSSIGNNANEVQSSLYDARSGISFSNSFAEHGFRCQVWGAPTLDPSAMIDRRAMRFLSQGAAWNHVAMDQAIADAGLGEGDITNERTGIVMGSGGPSTRTIVEAAEITLKNSSPKRIGPFAVPKAMSSTASATLATWFKIHGVNYSISSACSTSAHCIGNAYELIQWGKQDMMFAGGHEDLDWTMSDLFDAMGAMSSKFNDKASAASRAYDVNRDGFVIAGGAGVLVLEELEHAKARGAKIYAEIVGYGATSDGYDMVAPSGEGAVRCMRQALATVSTPVDYINTHGTSTPVGDSKEMGAIREVFGDKMPYITSTKSLTGHSLGAAGVQESIYSILMMQGGFIGESAHIEELDPEFEGMPIVRKRIENAKIDTVLSNSFGFGGTNATLIFQRYSA
- a CDS encoding SH3 domain-containing protein, producing MSGFASLRLAFSAAVLGALLCVPQASAQSAAAPAQTVVLGPSGLPLPRFVSLKSGRVNSRVGPGANYSVDWMYMKAGLPMEIIQEFDTWRRVRDADGSEGWINQSLLSGRRTAIVAPWQRGKGGRINLLYDPDKDAGVVAILEPGVMGSIKKCDGQWCEMTFDGHSGWIAQSQVWGAYPGEKVKN
- a CDS encoding D-glycerate dehydrogenase, which encodes MAGKKRPLVVITRKLPDPVETRMRELFDARLNVEDRPMTQPELVAAVKEADVLVPTITDHIDAALIAQAGENLKLIANFGNGVDKIDVAAAAKKGITVTNTPNVLTEDTADMTMALMLAVPRRLAEGANVLTGEKKWAGWSPTWMLGRRIWGKRLGIVGMGRIGTAVARRAKAFGLSIHYHNRHRVLPAVEDELEATYWESLDQMLARMDIISVNCPSTPATFHLLSARRLALMQPAAYIVNTARGDIIDEESMIKLIQDGKIAGAGLDVYEHEPALNSKLLKLAHKGKVVLLPHMGSATLEGRIDMGEKVIINIRAFFDGHRPPDRVLPLRT